GGATTTATCGGTTCCCATCTCTGTGAACGGCTCGTGGCGGCCGGGCATGACGTTGTCTGCGTTGACAATTTTATCACTGGGCGATCCGCCAATGTTCAGCACCTCGCGGGGCAGAAGCGCTTTACGCTACTGGAATCGGACATTCGAAAGCCGCTTCACGTGCCAGGCCGCCTTGATCATATCTTCCATCTTGCAAGCCTCGCGAGCCCCAAGGATTATGTCCGCCATCCATTGGAAACGCTCGAGGCCGGTTCCATCGGCTCCACACACACCCTTGAATTAGCCCGCAACTCCGGTGCCACCTTCCTTTTCACATCTTCCTCTGAGGTCTACGGTGACCCCTTGGTCCATCCACAGCGGGAAGATTACTGGGGCAACGTCAATCCAAACGGGCCGCGCAGTATGTACGATGAATCGAAGCGGTTTGGTGAGGCCATCGCGATGGCATACCACCGACAATACGGAGTTTCAATCCGTATCGCCCGCATCTTCAATACCTATGGCCCACGGATGCGCATTGGAGACGGGCGGGTCATACCGGCGTTTGTGACACAGGCACTGCAAGAGAGGCCGCTTACCGTTTATGGAGACGGCACTCAGACTCGGTCACTTTGCTATGTAGACGACACAGTGGAGGCTCTTTTTCTTCTCGGCACTAAGACCTTCCCGAAAGATGTGCAAGGCGTGGGGTTGGTGATCAATATCGGCAACCCGAATGAGTTAACGATGCTGGATCTAGCTAGATTGGTACTTAAGGCTACCGGAAGCAAGAGCCCTATCATCCACGAGCCATTGCCGGAAGACGACCCAAAGAAACGACGGCCGGATATATCTCGAGCCAGAGCGTCACTAAGCTGGGAGCCTCGAGTCCCTCTCCGGGAGGGGATCAAGAGCACTATCCCCTACTTCAAAGCCGCTTCAATGACGAAGGCTTCCTAGCGGCTTATGAGCACATCGCCAAGCACAAAGGTCGCCGTTGTTGGACTGGGCTACGTCGGCCTACCTTTAGCCATCCACTTCGGACGCTCAGTCTCGACACTAGGCTTTGACATCAACCCAAAGAGAATCGAATCACTAACCCGCGGCGAAGACCTCAACGGAGAAGTCTCGAAGGTAGATCTCGCCATACCTTTCCTTCGCTTCTCCGCAAACCCTGAAGACTTGGCAGATGCAAACGCTTTTATCGTTGCAGTTCCAACGCCCGTTGAT
This genomic window from Chloroflexota bacterium contains:
- a CDS encoding SDR family oxidoreductase, whose amino-acid sequence is MPRSLVTGGAGFIGSHLCERLVAAGHDVVCVDNFITGRSANVQHLAGQKRFTLLESDIRKPLHVPGRLDHIFHLASLASPKDYVRHPLETLEAGSIGSTHTLELARNSGATFLFTSSSEVYGDPLVHPQREDYWGNVNPNGPRSMYDESKRFGEAIAMAYHRQYGVSIRIARIFNTYGPRMRIGDGRVIPAFVTQALQERPLTVYGDGTQTRSLCYVDDTVEALFLLGTKTFPKDVQGVGLVINIGNPNELTMLDLARLVLKATGSKSPIIHEPLPEDDPKKRRPDISRARASLSWEPRVPLREGIKSTIPYFKAASMTKAS